In the genome of Polaribacter atrinae, one region contains:
- the prmC gene encoding peptide chain release factor N(5)-glutamine methyltransferase — protein sequence MTLQNFRIFFNNELSATYPKTEIDSFFFLLIEAKLNLQRIDTVMKPNFLITDEILSELKSIIKRLQKEEPVQYILGETEFYSLPFLVDKNTLIPRPETEELVEWIVNETPKLRTMNQDNNLKILDIGTGTGCIPISLAKNLKNLTVSAIDVSTEALKVAQQNALLNNVAVSFLEIDILKAEKLPLQYDIIVSNPPYVRELEKVEINNNVLQNEPHLALFVDDNNPLIFYKKIASLAKQHLTKNGLLFFEINQYLGKETIEMLQEQGFKNIELKKDFIGNDRMIKANI from the coding sequence ATGACACTTCAGAATTTCCGTATTTTTTTTAATAATGAACTATCAGCTACTTATCCAAAGACAGAAATAGATTCTTTCTTTTTTTTGTTGATAGAAGCAAAACTAAACTTACAAAGAATTGATACGGTAATGAAACCCAATTTTTTAATTACTGATGAAATTTTATCAGAATTAAAAAGCATTATAAAAAGACTTCAAAAAGAAGAGCCTGTTCAATATATTTTAGGTGAAACTGAATTTTATAGTCTCCCTTTTTTGGTTGATAAAAATACATTAATACCAAGACCAGAAACAGAAGAATTGGTAGAATGGATTGTAAACGAAACACCAAAATTAAGAACTATGAACCAAGACAATAACTTAAAAATTCTTGATATCGGTACAGGAACTGGCTGTATCCCTATTTCTCTAGCCAAAAATTTAAAGAACCTAACCGTTTCTGCAATTGATGTTTCTACGGAAGCCTTAAAAGTAGCACAACAAAATGCGCTTTTAAATAACGTTGCTGTTTCTTTTTTAGAAATAGACATTTTAAAAGCAGAAAAATTACCACTGCAATATGATATTATTGTTTCTAATCCGCCTTACGTAAGAGAATTAGAAAAGGTAGAAATAAATAATAATGTTTTGCAAAACGAACCTCATTTAGCGCTGTTTGTTGATGACAATAACCCACTAATTTTCTATAAAAAAATTGCTTCTTTAGCAAAACAACACCTAACTAAAAACGGATTGTTATTTTTTGAAATCAATCAATACTTAGGAAAAGAAACTATAGAAATGCTACAAGAACAAGGTTTTAAAAATATCGAACTAAAGAAAGATTTTATTGGAAATGATAGAATGATAAAAGCCAATATTTAA